A genomic stretch from Ktedonobacterales bacterium includes:
- the ssnA gene encoding putative aminohydrolase SsnA yields MPDTLIVNATIATLGQPSELIEDGALLVRDGLIAAIGKTADLHAQHPEADFVDERGGLVLPGFLCAHTHFYGAFARGMAVPGEPPKNFPEILERLWWRLDKLLTLEDTRASADIFMADAIRHGTTCVIDHHASPNAVDGSLDVIAESVEQAGIRACLAYEVSDRDGPVITEAGIRENERFIRSLHERPSGRRAMLAGSFGLHASFTLSPKSLERCAALGLALGVGFHIHVAEDACDEEDSLATYGVRTVERLERSDILGPLSIAAHCVHVNSGEIRRLAHTRTHVVHNARSNMNNAVGVAPVQQMREAGVNVGLGNDGFSMNMLQEMKTAYLMPKLAGRDPRLMGGDVVMDMAFASSARIAESVFRPFAETPEHFFGELRPGAAADLVILDYNAPTPLTAGNLPWHLIFGADGTHVRDTMVAGRWLMRDRRLLTLDEERIMARARELSAKLWARME; encoded by the coding sequence ATGCCAGATACGCTTATCGTCAACGCAACTATCGCCACGCTCGGCCAGCCCAGCGAACTCATCGAGGATGGGGCGCTGCTCGTGCGTGATGGGTTGATCGCGGCTATCGGCAAGACGGCTGATTTGCACGCGCAGCACCCCGAAGCTGACTTCGTGGATGAGCGCGGCGGGCTGGTGCTGCCTGGGTTTCTCTGCGCCCATACCCATTTTTATGGCGCGTTTGCGCGCGGCATGGCAGTTCCAGGCGAGCCGCCCAAAAACTTCCCTGAGATTCTGGAGCGGCTCTGGTGGCGGCTGGATAAGCTGCTCACACTCGAAGATACTCGCGCCAGCGCCGACATCTTCATGGCCGATGCCATCCGACACGGCACAACCTGCGTCATTGACCACCATGCCAGCCCCAACGCCGTTGATGGCAGCCTGGATGTGATTGCCGAGTCGGTTGAGCAGGCGGGCATCCGCGCCTGCCTGGCCTATGAGGTTTCTGACCGCGATGGGCCAGTTATCACCGAGGCAGGCATCCGCGAAAACGAACGCTTCATTCGCTCACTGCACGAACGCCCATCCGGCAGGCGAGCCATGCTTGCTGGCAGCTTTGGCCTGCACGCTTCGTTCACCCTCAGCCCAAAATCGCTGGAACGCTGCGCCGCGCTGGGGCTGGCCCTGGGCGTGGGCTTTCATATCCATGTCGCTGAAGACGCCTGCGACGAAGAAGACAGCCTGGCAACGTATGGCGTGCGCACAGTAGAGCGCCTGGAACGCAGCGATATTCTAGGGCCGCTGAGCATCGCCGCGCATTGCGTGCATGTCAACAGTGGCGAAATCAGGCGGTTGGCGCACACACGAACCCATGTCGTACATAACGCGCGCTCGAATATGAACAACGCGGTGGGCGTGGCTCCCGTACAGCAGATGCGCGAAGCTGGCGTCAATGTTGGGCTGGGCAACGACGGCTTCAGCATGAATATGCTGCAAGAAATGAAGACCGCCTATCTCATGCCAAAGCTGGCCGGGCGCGATCCGCGCCTGATGGGCGGCGATGTTGTCATGGATATGGCTTTTGCCAGCAGCGCGCGCATCGCTGAATCCGTCTTCCGGCCCTTTGCAGAGACGCCGGAGCATTTCTTCGGCGAACTGCGCCCTGGCGCGGCGGCTGATCTGGTAATTCTGGACTATAACGCGCCCACACCGCTGACGGCTGGCAATCTGCCCTGGCACCTGATATTTGGCGCAGACGGAACCCATGTCCGCGATACGATGGTCGCTGGCCGCTGGCTGATGCGTGACCGGCGCTTGCTAACGCTCGACGAAGAGCGCATCATGGCCCGCGCCCGCGAATTATCGGCAAAGCTGTGGGCAAGGATGGAATGA